The genomic DNA ATCCAGCTTACAAGCCACCCAAATACTAAAAACGGGAATAGTATTACAACAAGATTAAAAACCGAATAGAATAAGTTAAATAAGTCTATTAAAACGGCTATCATTTGTGTCCCTTAGTTATTATTTTAGTATCTTAGCATTTAGGGGGTATTTTGTCAAATAATATGTTGTCACTCCCCCCTGTCATTTTTAACATCTCTAGCCCTGTCATTTTTGCAATGGCTAGGGCTGTCATTTTTGCCGAAATATGTCATCATATTACTATTATTTAGTTCTAACCTTAAGAGATTTTTGCTAAAGAATTGAGAGAGTTTTAAGGCTTTTTAGCAGGTCCATTAGGGGAGCGATTTCTTAAAGTGGAAGTTGCGAAGTAGTCGCGACTATGTAGTGCCCTTTGTTTGGTAAGGTTTTGAGCTGTTTTATTTCATTAAGATATTTTCATCGCTAGGAACTTCGGGGAATCATGTAAAGGGTCCTCTTTTTTTCAATTCTTAAACGCCATTATTTTGAAAACTCAAATCATAATATACGTTTTAAGCTTAAACAAGAAATTAGCGAGATATCAACCGGTTGATTTTAACACATTGATTTTTTTATGCGTGTATAATAAGCGTAATAAGCTTGATTAGTTTTAGCCTTTAGCGGTTTAGCAAGTAAGATTGTTTATTTATAAGGTCTGCTAAGTCTTATTAGCGGTCTATTGGTAGCTAGTTTGATAATATCATCAAAGTCTTGCGTGGCTTGTTGTAACTGTTCGGCTAAGCGTTCTTTTGGGTTTTTAGGGTCTATGACTCTATTACGTACGGAGTAATTTCTTATTATCGCCTTAGCTTCTATCCTGTGTAATGGTTCTCTCAAACCGTTTTTTAAAGCTTTATCATAAATACATATGTGCGGTATCGAGTAGATACCAGTATCGTTTACGTAATGAGTTGTTTCTTGGTAGGTTTCTAGTGTGAAAATCGATTTAAGAGCTGCCACATTAAAAGGTTCTTGTCTATCAAAACATAAATCAACACTTGAAACATTATTTACTAAGTCTAAAAGGCTGTCTATAAGCTTAACATTTGGTGCGCAATGATGATACTGTTTTAAACCGTAAATCACTAAAGTGGCTTTTGTTTTGCTTTTATCTAACGGCTTTTTGTAGTAATAGTAAATGCGTTCAAATGCGTGTCCATTGCCTAATTGATAAACTGTTTTAATTCATCTTTATGCAGATACTTTTTTAGTTTAACATAGTCGTAATTGCTCTTTTTTAGCTTATACCATTTTAGATTAAATGTAACGGGTAGGTTTAAAAATACGTTTATTTTAGTATCTGATTTTATAGGAGTTGTACGATTAAAATCAGCTCTTATTGTATCAACGGCTAAACGTAAATTTGGATTATTTTTGTTGTGAGTTGCTAGAATCTGGTTTATTTGTGATAAAATACTCATTCATATTCTTTTAAGGCGGTTTAGTTTTGTTGCTCTAACCGCCTTTTTTGTTTTTATTATTCAGCTTGATGAGATTATTTTGTTAAAACCTCATCAAGTTTTTACTTTTGCCGCATTTGGAAAGATAATCTCTGGCCTTTTGTTTTTGCTCATTATCTTTAAAATATGCTACTTTAAAATTACCTTCTTTGCTTTTAACTCTCGTAACTAATCTCATACTCTCTAATATTACAAAATATTGGTTAGCATTAGATATTTTAAAATCTGTTGCCGTTACTGGCTCACCAGTATTCAGCATAACAGATAGAATCTCATAGATATGTTTAGTTTTCATTAATTCCCTTTATTTATTAGATTAGCCAACACGGCGTCCACTTCTTTTGATGGATAAAGTACTTTTTTACCTACTTTAAGAAACGGGAAATACTCTGCTTTAAAATTGCCGTATTCATCGTATTTAAAGCTATCCATTCTAAGATGAGCTAAATGCGATACGCTGATACCTGTTAAGTCTGACAACTCTTTTGGGGTGTAAAATTGTTTTACCATATTAATCCTTTTAATTAAATTTAGCTATTTGTAACGGTTCTAAATCATTGATAAAATTAGAATACCATTCATAAGCCATTAATTGCTGTTCTAGTTTAAAACTTCTATCGTAAGCACTTGCTACTTTGCCCTTTATCGTTGTCGTGCTGTGTGCTAAACATAGCTCTATTAACTCGCTACTTAGATTATGCTTGTGTTCGTTTTCTGCCATTATCGTACTAAATGTAGCTCTAAAGCCGTGTGTAGAGTGCTTACCTTTGTAGCCCATATCGTTTAAAGCTTGAAGCATAGTGCAGTCGCTCATTATTCCTTTATTATTTACCATACCAAAAACGTACTCATTTACTCTAAATGTTTTTTGAGATTCTATTATCTCTAAGGCTTGAGAACTTAGAGCGGTTAAATGTGTTCGTTTCATTTTCATAATTTCAGAACTAAACCGTATAAAAGTAATGCCGTTTTTTACTTCGATATTGCTCCATTTTAAATTTAGTATTTGGTTTTGTCTTTGAGCTGTAAGCATAGTAAAAAATAGTGCGTTTTTAACAGTAGGATTCTTATACGTATTTATACTGCGTATAAGCTCTTTTATCTCTTCTGGTTCGATTATGG from Campylobacter fetus subsp. fetus includes the following:
- a CDS encoding helix-turn-helix domain-containing protein; this translates as MVKQFYTPKELSDLTGISVSHLAHLRMDSFKYDEYGNFKAEYFPFLKVGKKVLYPSKEVDAVLANLINKGN